In the genome of Chryseobacterium arthrosphaerae, one region contains:
- a CDS encoding SRPBCC family protein — protein sequence METLSYETVIDAPRQKVWDILWSPETYSEWTQYFGAGSTMKSDWKVGGKTYFLNNQGEGMVSTIDSLDEPNQVVFKHLGMVDKDGNEDTQSKEVMEWNGSFEKYFLIDFDGKTKLHAEVQVEKQWQDHMNTGFTKGLMVVKSLAEGVSFDSV from the coding sequence ATGGAAACCTTATCTTATGAAACAGTAATAGATGCTCCCCGGCAAAAGGTCTGGGACATCCTCTGGAGTCCCGAAACCTATAGTGAATGGACCCAGTATTTCGGAGCAGGATCTACCATGAAATCCGATTGGAAAGTAGGAGGGAAAACTTATTTTCTCAATAACCAGGGCGAAGGAATGGTGTCTACCATAGATAGCCTGGATGAACCGAATCAGGTGGTCTTTAAACATTTAGGAATGGTAGATAAAGACGGGAATGAAGATACCCAAAGCAAGGAAGTCATGGAATGGAACGGCTCCTTTGAAAAATATTTTCTAATTGACTTCGACGGGAAAACAAAACTCCATGCTGAAGTACAGGTAGAAAAACAATGGCAGGATCATATGAACACAGGTTTTACCAAAGGATTGATGGTAGTGAAAAGTCTGGCGGAAGGAGTAAGCTTTGATTCAGTATAA
- a CDS encoding SRPBCC family protein, whose translation MEQLSYEIEINAEPEKVWSVLWGDITYRQWTRSFTEGSFYEGTLEENNIIKFLDPKNNGMYSRVEKIIPNEEIKFLHLGEIYDGIEVPQDWGESTEAYFLEENEEGTLLKTKIQTPAEFKDFFEEKFPKALAIIKHLSENQL comes from the coding sequence ATGGAACAGTTATCATATGAAATAGAGATCAATGCAGAACCGGAAAAAGTATGGAGCGTACTCTGGGGAGATATTACGTACAGACAGTGGACAAGGTCTTTCACAGAAGGTTCTTTTTATGAAGGAACACTGGAGGAAAATAATATCATTAAATTTCTTGATCCCAAGAACAATGGAATGTACAGCAGGGTAGAGAAAATAATTCCCAACGAAGAAATAAAATTTCTGCATCTTGGAGAAATTTATGATGGTATCGAAGTTCCCCAGGATTGGGGAGAATCTACAGAAGCTTACTTCCTTGAAGAAAATGAAGAAGGTACATTGCTGAAAACAAAAATTCAGACCCCTGCCGAGTTTAAAGATTTCTTTGAAGAGAAATTTCCCAAAGCCCTGGCGATCATTAAACATCTGTCAGAAAATCAGCTGTAA
- a CDS encoding SDR family oxidoreductase: protein MKTQNKSDSKSKVPKEGLFPEIIRDDYQGSRKLSGKKAVISGGDSGIGQAVAVHFAREGADVAIIYKESDDDARETKRLVEKEGQECLLIKGDLTRKAFRTKCAEKIRKEWENLDILVNNAGIHTSKNSLEKISDEQIQETFDTNIISMISFTRNMLPLIQKGGRIICTTSVTAYRGSDHLIDYAATKGAVLSFIRSLADNLAEKGILVNGIAPGPIWTPLVKEAFDDLSTFGKDTPLKRAGQPSEVAPAYVFLASGDASYITGEVIHINGGDFVGG from the coding sequence ATGAAAACACAGAACAAATCAGACTCTAAGTCAAAAGTCCCTAAGGAAGGGCTGTTTCCGGAAATTATCCGGGACGATTATCAGGGAAGCCGGAAACTGTCAGGCAAAAAAGCTGTCATTTCCGGTGGCGACAGTGGTATAGGGCAGGCGGTAGCCGTCCATTTTGCCAGAGAAGGTGCAGATGTTGCCATTATCTACAAAGAAAGCGATGACGACGCCAGAGAAACCAAAAGACTGGTGGAAAAAGAAGGGCAGGAGTGTCTTCTGATCAAGGGAGATCTTACCCGGAAAGCTTTCAGGACCAAATGTGCAGAAAAGATCAGAAAAGAATGGGAAAACCTTGATATTCTGGTCAATAACGCCGGAATTCATACTTCAAAAAACAGTCTGGAAAAAATCTCTGATGAACAGATTCAGGAAACGTTTGATACCAATATCATTTCCATGATCTCTTTTACCAGAAATATGCTTCCACTCATCCAGAAAGGCGGACGTATCATCTGTACCACGTCGGTTACAGCCTATCGTGGCAGTGATCACCTGATTGATTATGCTGCAACCAAAGGAGCTGTGCTGTCTTTTATCCGTTCCCTGGCCGATAATCTGGCTGAAAAAGGAATTCTCGTCAATGGAATCGCTCCGGGACCTATCTGGACACCGCTGGTAAAGGAAGCTTTTGATGACCTTTCAACTTTCGGGAAAGACACCCCGTTGAAGCGTGCAGGACAACCTTCTGAAGTGGCACCTGCTTATGTATTCCTTGCATCCGGAGATGCCAGCTATATTACAGGAGAAGTCATTCACATCAACGGAGGTGACTTTGTTGGAGGCTAA
- a CDS encoding VOC family protein — protein sequence MNNDIFPCLWYDGDAKQSAEFYCTVFGGEITADTPVVMNIDLFGQRLMLLNGGPQFKKNASVSFMVICETEDEVQKYWDRLLDGGIALMELGSYSWSKKYGWVRDRYGVTWQLFLGEKSSDQKIVPTLMFIHQNNGKAKEAMELYTKIFPDSNIGNILTYGAGGEGHDIQEPAENVQHAHFVINNYSLFCMDNSYDHQFDFNEGISMVVMTDDQKQTDDYWNALTADGGRESMCGWLKDKYGFSWQIVPKRLIQLMNDSDQEKAYKVVQAMMKMQKIIIQDLEDAYNS from the coding sequence ATGAATAACGATATTTTCCCATGTCTCTGGTATGACGGAGATGCCAAACAATCAGCAGAATTTTACTGTACTGTCTTTGGAGGCGAAATTACTGCAGATACTCCTGTAGTGATGAATATTGACCTTTTCGGACAAAGGCTAATGCTTTTGAACGGTGGCCCGCAGTTTAAAAAGAACGCGTCAGTTTCTTTTATGGTGATCTGTGAAACGGAAGATGAGGTTCAGAAATATTGGGACCGGTTACTTGACGGTGGGATAGCCCTGATGGAGCTTGGTTCTTATTCCTGGAGCAAAAAATATGGCTGGGTACGGGACCGGTATGGAGTGACGTGGCAGCTGTTTCTGGGAGAAAAATCCAGTGATCAGAAAATAGTTCCGACGCTGATGTTTATTCATCAGAATAACGGAAAAGCTAAAGAGGCAATGGAGCTTTATACAAAGATATTCCCTGATTCAAACATCGGAAATATACTCACTTATGGAGCCGGAGGTGAAGGTCATGATATCCAGGAGCCCGCAGAAAATGTGCAGCATGCTCACTTTGTAATCAACAACTACAGTTTATTCTGTATGGATAATTCCTATGATCATCAATTTGATTTTAATGAAGGTATTTCAATGGTTGTGATGACAGATGATCAGAAGCAGACCGATGATTACTGGAATGCGCTTACTGCCGACGGAGGAAGAGAAAGTATGTGCGGCTGGCTGAAAGATAAATATGGCTTTAGCTGGCAGATTGTTCCTAAAAGACTGATTCAGCTGATGAATGATTCTGATCAGGAAAAAGCATATAAAGTTGTGCAGGCGATGATGAAAATGCAGAAAATTATTATTCAGGATTTAGAAGACGCTTATAACTCTTAA
- a CDS encoding DNA-directed RNA polymerase subunit alpha C-terminal domain-containing protein codes for MSKSLNSIYAVSYDAEDDFLLGVIAIPARRALKKEKIDSLEKLSDYSEKEILQLHGFGKNTVMKLKDHMKEHQMCFKET; via the coding sequence ATGTCAAAGAGTTTGAATTCCATTTATGCTGTGAGCTACGATGCAGAAGATGACTTTCTTCTGGGAGTCATTGCAATACCCGCAAGAAGAGCCTTGAAAAAGGAAAAAATAGATTCTTTGGAAAAGCTGTCAGACTATTCTGAAAAGGAAATCCTACAGCTGCATGGTTTCGGAAAAAATACAGTGATGAAGCTGAAAGATCATATGAAGGAGCATCAGATGTGTTTTAAAGAAACATAA
- a CDS encoding SRPBCC family protein, with the protein MDPITIDITILAPVDKVWNYFNEPKHITKWNFAHESWHCPSSENDLRTGGKFKNRMEAKDKSFAFDFEGVYDEVVPHEKIKYHMEDGRKVEVIFDKIDNNTTKVTEIFDPEKQNSVEMQREGWYAILNNFHKYVENH; encoded by the coding sequence ATGGACCCAATTACAATAGACATTACAATTTTAGCACCGGTAGACAAGGTCTGGAATTATTTCAACGAACCGAAACACATCACCAAATGGAACTTTGCCCATGAAAGCTGGCATTGTCCAAGTTCTGAAAATGATCTGAGAACAGGCGGTAAATTCAAAAACAGAATGGAAGCTAAAGACAAAAGTTTTGCATTTGATTTTGAAGGAGTGTATGATGAGGTTGTTCCCCATGAGAAGATAAAATATCATATGGAAGACGGAAGAAAAGTAGAGGTGATTTTTGATAAAATAGACAACAATACGACAAAAGTTACCGAGATCTTTGATCCGGAGAAACAAAATTCTGTGGAAATGCAGCGGGAAGGCTGGTATGCTATTCTCAACAATTTCCATAAGTATGTTGAGAATCATTAA
- a CDS encoding VOC family protein: MAKLNPYLNFDGTAEEAFNFYKSVFGGEFAGEVHKMGNAPGTENLSDEEKNRVMHIALPIGGDLLMASDIVPGFGQTLTVGNNNYVSIFPDSREEADRLFKGLSEGGNIEMPIEDQFWGDYFGSFQDKFGVHWMVNYNEEYAK; the protein is encoded by the coding sequence ATGGCTAAGTTAAATCCGTATTTAAATTTTGATGGAACAGCTGAAGAAGCGTTCAATTTTTACAAATCTGTTTTTGGAGGTGAATTCGCAGGAGAAGTTCATAAAATGGGCAATGCTCCCGGTACAGAAAACCTTTCAGATGAAGAAAAAAACAGAGTAATGCACATTGCATTGCCAATCGGGGGAGACCTTTTGATGGCATCAGACATTGTTCCGGGGTTTGGGCAGACTCTTACCGTAGGAAATAACAACTATGTTTCTATTTTCCCGGATTCCAGAGAAGAAGCAGACAGGCTTTTTAAAGGGCTTTCGGAAGGAGGAAACATAGAAATGCCCATTGAAGATCAGTTCTGGGGAGACTATTTCGGCAGCTTCCAGGATAAATTTGGTGTTCATTGGATGGTGAACTATAATGAAGAATACGCAAAATAA
- a CDS encoding alpha/beta fold hydrolase, whose amino-acid sequence MDPVEKGYKKVNGIQMYYEIYGSGKPLVLVHGGGSSFLYDFKEVIERLQGKFQLIGVDLQNHGRTDHRDIPETFEQDADDVAALLTELAIDKASFWGFSNGGSTVMQIGYRHPGMVEKLIVASAFYKREGMIDGFFEGMMDATFESMPEPFKINFLNLNPDFSKLENLFDKDCKRMQTFEDWEDKVLTSIQSPVLFISGDQDVMKPEHTVAMWRLVKDARLMILPATHGIYMMPDFDGSISKNLIDFTVNEVEKFLNK is encoded by the coding sequence ATGGATCCTGTAGAAAAAGGCTATAAAAAGGTCAACGGCATTCAGATGTATTATGAGATCTACGGATCTGGAAAGCCGTTGGTGCTGGTTCATGGCGGTGGTTCTTCCTTTTTGTATGATTTTAAAGAAGTCATTGAAAGGCTTCAGGGTAAATTTCAGCTCATAGGAGTCGATCTGCAGAATCATGGCAGGACTGATCACCGGGATATTCCAGAGACGTTTGAACAGGATGCTGATGATGTTGCCGCACTTTTAACCGAACTGGCCATTGATAAAGCATCATTCTGGGGATTCAGCAACGGAGGAAGCACGGTGATGCAGATAGGATACCGGCATCCGGGAATGGTAGAAAAACTCATCGTGGCCTCAGCATTTTATAAGCGGGAAGGGATGATAGATGGTTTTTTCGAAGGGATGATGGATGCCACATTTGAATCCATGCCGGAACCCTTCAAAATTAATTTCCTGAACCTTAATCCTGACTTTTCAAAACTGGAAAATCTCTTTGATAAAGACTGTAAAAGAATGCAGACTTTTGAAGACTGGGAAGATAAGGTGCTGACATCCATACAATCACCAGTATTGTTCATCAGTGGGGATCAGGATGTGATGAAGCCGGAGCATACTGTAGCGATGTGGCGCCTGGTAAAAGATGCCCGGTTAATGATCCTTCCGGCAACCCATGGGATCTATATGATGCCTGACTTCGATGGGAGCATCAGCAAAAACTTAATTGATTTTACAGTCAATGAAGTCGAAAAATTTTTGAACAAATAA
- a CDS encoding DinB family protein, which translates to MDTPKSKKIELVIPAYRMHSQSFLNVLDGISEEDALKRVENKTNHIVWMAGNFINMRYGLGAVLGLPVQDPYNDLFFQGKALDESFNYPSLADLKKNFHEISSRVYQKLFDITDEELDEIFEIGMNIPFIKETKLNFVGMCIGREDYLCGQIGLMRRILDYPGMKYDVDENLKY; encoded by the coding sequence ATGGACACACCAAAATCAAAAAAAATAGAACTCGTCATTCCGGCCTACAGAATGCATAGCCAAAGCTTTCTGAATGTTCTGGATGGCATTTCCGAAGAAGATGCATTGAAAAGAGTTGAAAACAAAACGAACCATATTGTATGGATGGCAGGAAACTTTATCAATATGCGTTATGGCTTGGGAGCAGTGCTCGGACTGCCGGTTCAGGATCCGTATAATGATCTGTTTTTCCAGGGAAAAGCATTGGATGAAAGTTTTAATTATCCAAGTCTGGCTGATCTGAAGAAAAACTTTCATGAAATATCATCCAGGGTTTATCAAAAACTTTTCGACATCACCGATGAAGAACTGGATGAGATTTTCGAAATCGGAATGAACATTCCTTTTATTAAAGAAACCAAACTCAATTTTGTCGGGATGTGTATTGGCCGTGAAGACTACCTCTGTGGTCAGATAGGCCTGATGCGAAGAATCCTGGATTATCCGGGAATGAAATATGATGTGGACGAAAACCTGAAATATTAA
- a CDS encoding DinB family protein: MEIQSNEIALVKHQIGVTYKVISINTEGITHEESMIFPDGEANCMNWVLGHLIYVRNGFLNMLDEQAVWDGESFSGYNRGAVPLERKKELVDFEDLKSYLKRSQDQLEAKLNTLERFNPDQVNDIATLCFHENYHSGQLGYIRRLLGKSGGIK; this comes from the coding sequence ATGGAAATACAGTCAAACGAGATCGCATTAGTGAAGCACCAGATAGGTGTTACTTATAAAGTGATTTCTATCAACACAGAAGGTATAACCCATGAAGAATCGATGATTTTTCCTGATGGAGAAGCCAATTGCATGAATTGGGTTTTAGGACATTTAATTTATGTCAGAAATGGTTTTCTGAATATGCTGGATGAACAGGCTGTATGGGACGGAGAATCGTTTTCCGGATACAACAGGGGAGCTGTTCCTCTGGAGAGAAAAAAAGAACTTGTAGATTTTGAAGACCTTAAATCTTATCTGAAACGGTCACAGGATCAATTGGAAGCTAAACTCAATACGCTTGAACGTTTTAATCCGGATCAGGTTAATGATATTGCCACCCTTTGCTTTCATGAAAATTACCACAGCGGGCAGTTAGGCTATATCCGCAGACTGCTGGGGAAATCAGGAGGGATAAAATAA
- a CDS encoding VOC family protein yields MNINQIYVNLPIKDVQKTRDFWTKLGFSVNEQFSDEKAICVIMKEDHIYAMFLKEEFFQTFTNRPFAKGDTTQVLLAIGVDNREDVDRIINTAIENGGSKYSEPMDHGWMYQSAFADIDGHQWEVMHADMSKLPTE; encoded by the coding sequence ATGAACATCAATCAGATTTATGTCAATTTACCCATAAAAGACGTACAAAAAACCAGAGACTTCTGGACAAAGTTGGGCTTTTCAGTCAATGAGCAGTTTTCAGACGAAAAAGCTATATGTGTAATCATGAAAGAAGATCATATCTACGCTATGTTTCTGAAAGAAGAATTTTTTCAAACCTTTACCAACAGACCTTTTGCGAAAGGAGATACCACGCAGGTACTTCTGGCCATTGGAGTAGACAACCGGGAAGATGTAGACAGGATCATAAATACCGCTATTGAAAACGGAGGTTCAAAGTATAGTGAACCTATGGATCACGGATGGATGTATCAGAGTGCTTTTGCCGATATAGACGGGCATCAGTGGGAAGTGATGCATGCGGATATGTCGAAATTACCAACGGAATAA
- a CDS encoding VOC family protein, with protein MKANQIYVNFPVKDVQKTKEFWTKLGFPVNEQFSDDKAVCVMINEDSMYIMFLVEEYFRSFIDRPAAPANTAQVLVSIGLNSREEVDHVVNTALENGAYQHEEPEDFGWMYQNSFWDPDGHGWNITFADLSQMPSQQ; from the coding sequence ATGAAAGCGAATCAAATTTACGTGAACTTTCCGGTGAAAGATGTTCAGAAAACAAAAGAATTCTGGACAAAGCTGGGATTTCCAGTCAATGAACAGTTTTCGGATGACAAGGCTGTCTGCGTTATGATCAATGAGGACAGCATGTATATCATGTTTCTTGTAGAAGAATATTTCCGGTCTTTTATAGACAGGCCGGCTGCTCCTGCCAATACCGCACAGGTTCTGGTTTCTATAGGACTCAACAGCAGGGAGGAAGTAGATCATGTGGTGAATACCGCTCTGGAGAACGGTGCTTATCAACATGAGGAACCTGAAGATTTCGGATGGATGTATCAAAATTCTTTTTGGGATCCGGATGGGCATGGCTGGAATATAACATTTGCAGACCTGTCTCAGATGCCTTCACAGCAATAG
- a CDS encoding Crp/Fnr family transcriptional regulator, with protein sequence MTHKSLEICYDFPFFMKEELDEIFKAHEKRSFQKGDFILEEGKTANEYYILDSGLARSFVNDFNGNEVTTHFFVENEVIIEVLSMFQRVPSQENIVCITDCECWKLDYDTFQELFHKIPNLREWGRAWMSKELFDYKQRSVEMFTLSATRRYLNLLEQKSKVIQFAPLKQIASYLGVTDTSLSRIRKELVSHPRKN encoded by the coding sequence ATGACCCATAAGTCTTTGGAAATATGTTATGATTTTCCATTTTTTATGAAAGAAGAGCTTGATGAAATATTTAAGGCTCATGAGAAAAGATCCTTTCAAAAAGGTGATTTTATTCTGGAAGAAGGGAAAACAGCCAATGAATATTATATTCTGGACAGTGGACTGGCCCGCTCATTCGTTAATGATTTTAACGGAAACGAAGTAACCACTCACTTTTTTGTAGAGAATGAAGTCATTATTGAGGTTTTATCAATGTTTCAGAGAGTGCCGTCTCAGGAAAATATTGTCTGTATCACAGACTGTGAATGCTGGAAACTGGATTATGATACTTTTCAGGAGCTGTTTCATAAGATTCCTAATCTCAGGGAATGGGGAAGAGCCTGGATGTCTAAAGAGCTTTTTGATTACAAGCAGAGATCTGTAGAAATGTTTACCCTTTCAGCCACCAGAAGATATCTGAACCTGCTGGAACAGAAATCAAAAGTCATACAGTTTGCCCCTTTAAAACAAATCGCTTCGTACCTTGGAGTAACAGACACTTCACTGAGCCGTATCCGTAAGGAACTGGTTTCCCATCCCAGAAAAAATTAA
- a CDS encoding DUF763 domain-containing protein encodes MKRSGTADLPLHYGKVPPWLYERMSVLGLSIIEVILMDYGKDEVLRRLADPFWFQSFGAVMGMDWHSSGITTSVMGALKRSVNPNSQSLGLYICGGKGKFSRETPSELIRIADQTGLNGTELVRASKLSAKVDNTAIQDGYQLYLHNFILSDNGNWSVIQQGMHDSDGTARRYHWHSEHIKSFIEEPHTGINGVSRGKILNLTDADASENRKGILDISHTDSAEVMKDFSRLILPAHHDVRASDVDLKRLGALLYVTREQQPQNFEDLLMLEGVGPRTMQSLALVSEVIHGAPSRFADPARFSFAHGGKDGHPFPVPTYTYDESISILRKGIEKSKLGNSDKLNSLNKLHQIITKAEKDFTPDFDIQEVIEEERQNSWRFGGKTVFGDAQKPSPPKPIQLSLF; translated from the coding sequence ATGAAACGTTCAGGAACAGCAGATTTACCGTTGCACTATGGCAAAGTACCGCCATGGCTGTATGAGCGGATGTCTGTTCTCGGGCTTTCCATTATAGAAGTGATCCTGATGGATTATGGTAAGGATGAGGTGCTTCGCCGTCTGGCTGATCCGTTCTGGTTTCAGAGCTTTGGGGCGGTGATGGGTATGGACTGGCATTCTTCAGGAATCACCACCTCTGTGATGGGAGCTTTGAAGCGTTCTGTCAATCCCAATTCACAATCTCTGGGACTTTACATCTGTGGCGGAAAAGGGAAATTCTCCAGGGAAACCCCTTCAGAGCTGATCCGCATTGCAGATCAGACAGGTTTGAACGGGACAGAGCTGGTAAGAGCCAGTAAGCTTTCTGCAAAAGTAGATAATACAGCCATTCAGGACGGCTACCAGCTGTACCTGCACAATTTCATCCTTTCAGATAACGGAAACTGGAGTGTTATCCAGCAGGGGATGCATGATTCCGATGGTACGGCAAGACGGTATCATTGGCACTCTGAACATATAAAATCATTTATTGAAGAACCTCATACCGGAATTAACGGGGTCTCCAGAGGAAAAATCCTGAACCTTACCGATGCCGATGCCTCAGAGAACCGAAAGGGGATTTTGGATATTTCGCATACAGATTCGGCAGAAGTTATGAAAGACTTTTCCAGACTGATCCTGCCTGCGCATCATGATGTACGGGCTTCTGATGTAGATCTGAAACGCCTGGGCGCACTTCTGTACGTGACCCGTGAGCAGCAGCCTCAGAATTTTGAAGACCTGCTGATGCTGGAAGGAGTAGGCCCCAGAACCATGCAGTCATTGGCGCTGGTAAGTGAGGTGATTCACGGAGCTCCGTCAAGGTTTGCTGATCCGGCCCGGTTTTCATTTGCCCATGGCGGTAAAGACGGCCATCCTTTCCCGGTGCCTACCTATACCTATGATGAAAGCATCAGTATTCTCAGAAAAGGGATAGAAAAATCAAAGCTCGGCAATTCCGATAAACTGAATTCATTGAATAAGCTTCACCAGATCATTACCAAGGCAGAAAAAGATTTTACTCCGGATTTTGATATTCAGGAAGTAATTGAAGAAGAAAGACAGAATTCGTGGCGCTTTGGTGGAAAGACAGTGTTTGGTGATGCTCAGAAACCAAGCCCCCCTAAGCCTATTCAATTGTCTTTATTTTAA
- a CDS encoding glyoxalase superfamily protein: MKAERIIPILRIFDYQKTKEFYVDWLGFEIIWEHYFDENTPVYMEVKRENIIFHLSEHHGDGSPGSRVAIWGEGVPAYHKELIDKKYRYNRPGLEKTFYGAVSFTVIDPSGNRITFEEEFDEEKHKDLEFFSIH, encoded by the coding sequence ATGAAAGCAGAACGCATTATTCCTATTCTCAGAATCTTTGACTATCAGAAAACAAAAGAATTCTATGTAGACTGGCTGGGGTTTGAAATTATCTGGGAACATTATTTTGATGAAAACACCCCTGTTTATATGGAAGTGAAAAGGGAAAATATTATCTTTCATTTAAGTGAGCATCATGGTGACGGATCTCCGGGAAGCAGAGTGGCAATATGGGGTGAAGGTGTTCCAGCCTATCATAAAGAACTGATTGACAAAAAATACAGATACAACCGTCCTGGACTTGAAAAAACATTCTACGGAGCGGTTTCTTTTACCGTCATTGATCCTTCCGGAAATAGAATTACATTCGAGGAAGAATTTGATGAAGAAAAACATAAAGATTTAGAATTTTTCTCCATTCACTGA
- a CDS encoding VOC family protein — protein sequence MVKRIVANIKTDDLSKADHFYHDILGLDVLMDHGWIKTFGNDEEAKVQISFAVQGGSDTDVPDLSIEVDDVEGIYDQMKAAGFEISYDLTSEEWGVRRFFVKDPFGKLINILSHL from the coding sequence ATGGTTAAAAGAATTGTAGCCAATATCAAAACAGATGACCTTTCAAAGGCAGATCATTTTTATCATGATATCTTAGGACTTGATGTTCTGATGGATCATGGCTGGATCAAAACATTCGGAAATGATGAGGAAGCAAAAGTCCAGATCAGTTTTGCCGTACAGGGCGGAAGTGATACCGACGTACCTGACCTTTCCATTGAAGTGGATGATGTAGAGGGTATTTATGATCAGATGAAAGCAGCAGGCTTTGAAATATCCTATGATCTTACCAGTGAAGAGTGGGGTGTCCGGCGGTTTTTTGTGAAAGACCCTTTCGGAAAACTCATTAATATACTGTCTCACCTATAA
- a CDS encoding alpha/beta hydrolase produces the protein MEQKDLTIILVHGAWGDGSHWQYVIPALVKEGYKVRSVQNPLTSLQDDIDKTKDLIDAQDGKVLLVGHSYGGAVISGAGNHDKVAGLVYIAAFAPDAGDSLGSLLGRRESPGGASIYPDSKGFLWIKYDEFQSAFCQDLDDEKALVMALSQKPIHGQCFGDTAGEPAWKTKPSWYQISEKDRMIPAETEKEMAERLQPKKIISLDAGHASLASHPEEVTRLILEAASSL, from the coding sequence ATGGAACAAAAAGATCTGACCATTATTTTGGTACACGGAGCCTGGGGAGACGGCTCACATTGGCAATATGTTATCCCGGCACTGGTAAAAGAGGGATATAAAGTAAGAAGTGTACAGAATCCATTGACTTCATTACAGGATGATATCGATAAGACTAAAGATCTTATTGATGCCCAGGATGGAAAAGTTCTTCTGGTAGGTCACTCCTATGGAGGAGCCGTTATTTCGGGGGCAGGAAATCATGATAAAGTCGCCGGACTGGTTTATATCGCTGCTTTTGCACCTGATGCAGGAGACAGTCTGGGATCTCTTTTGGGAAGAAGAGAATCTCCGGGTGGGGCAAGTATTTATCCGGACAGCAAAGGATTCCTGTGGATCAAATATGACGAATTTCAATCTGCTTTCTGTCAGGATCTTGATGATGAAAAGGCTTTGGTAATGGCATTGTCACAGAAACCTATTCATGGGCAGTGTTTTGGGGATACAGCAGGAGAACCGGCATGGAAGACAAAACCAAGTTGGTATCAGATCTCGGAGAAAGACCGTATGATTCCGGCAGAAACAGAAAAAGAAATGGCAGAACGTCTTCAGCCTAAGAAAATAATTTCCCTGGATGCGGGGCATGCTTCATTGGCATCACATCCTGAAGAAGTTACCAGACTGATTTTAGAAGCGGCTTCTTCATTATAA
- a CDS encoding Crp/Fnr family transcriptional regulator, translating into MMSENYKRYGDLFQVDAAHFEEFYALLKDTRLLKSDFFLKEGEKCKYLGFIRKGTLRCFYINDQGREINFGFYFENEFFTDYESILCDTVSNMNIQALENCEILLLSKEDLQDLYKKEAYWQQFGRVMSEKIYLDAKKRIDDLLCYSPENRYLNLLKKQPELVQKIAQKHIASYLGVTEQSLSRIRSRIV; encoded by the coding sequence ATGATGTCAGAAAATTATAAAAGATATGGCGACCTTTTTCAGGTAGATGCTGCACATTTTGAAGAGTTTTATGCATTGCTTAAAGATACCCGTCTTTTAAAATCCGATTTCTTCCTGAAGGAAGGAGAAAAATGCAAATACCTTGGTTTTATCAGGAAAGGCACACTCAGGTGTTTTTACATCAATGATCAGGGGCGTGAAATCAATTTCGGTTTTTATTTCGAAAATGAATTCTTTACCGATTATGAAAGCATACTCTGTGATACCGTATCCAATATGAATATCCAGGCTTTGGAAAACTGTGAAATTTTATTGTTGAGCAAGGAAGACCTTCAGGATTTATACAAAAAAGAAGCTTACTGGCAGCAATTCGGACGCGTGATGAGCGAGAAGATTTATCTGGATGCCAAAAAAAGAATAGACGACCTTCTGTGCTATTCTCCTGAAAACAGGTATTTAAATCTTTTAAAAAAACAACCGGAACTTGTGCAGAAAATAGCCCAGAAACATATTGCCAGCTATCTGGGCGTAACGGAGCAGTCCCTTAGCCGTATCAGAAGCCGCATTGTTTGA